One genomic segment of Impatiens glandulifera chromosome 6, dImpGla2.1, whole genome shotgun sequence includes these proteins:
- the LOC124943156 gene encoding putative transcription factor bHLH041, whose amino-acid sequence MDGSLSPIPVHDMIFDELYSQSFFQMDDQFSFMNNIHPYMSSNQSMNKSIPDLEDPVCQNWSSPSSSLLMDGSDQVLRQIPLSSTLNYDHLVLHDQAIEAFRQSRNPRFPNPEEEHQVMMQAFLAVLSPNHNSSSSSPSPSSSPALLIASQNNCSPSSSTAFRTFDFSRQRLDDEMHGGVNVVSASTQFHHTMSERRRREKLNENFQTLLSLLPLGTKKDKASVLSTSVDHLTSLKSQISELTRINHNLEAEVLLQQSHNLRQQIGHKELIIKNCEVDIRVSDIVESSTSSSSSRFESRTIDLEVTTRRECCLVDLVIRILELLEQTPNMRLMSLYTKTLTIGLNPISSVMVRLNLTNKHGEWDKGSFQEAVRRAVVEI is encoded by the exons ATGGATGGTTCTTTGTCTCCAATTCCTGTTCATGATATGATCTTCGATGAATTATATTCACAATCTTTCTTTCAAATGGATGATCa GTTTTCTTTCATGAACAATATTCATCCATACATGTCTTCCAACCAATCT ATGAATAAATCAATTCCTGATCTTGAAGACCCAGTTTGTCAAAATTGGTCATCtccatcttcttctttattaatGGATGGATCAGATCAAGTTCTGAGACAGATTCCATTGTCATCAACTTTGAATTATGATCAtcttgttcttcatgatcaagCCATTGAAGCTTTTAGACAATCAAGAAATCCTCGATTCCCAAATCCTGAAGAGGAACATCAAGTTATGATGCAGGCTTTTCTTGCTGTTCTTTCTCCCAACCataattcttcatcttcttctccttctccttcttcttctccggcTCTGTTAATTGCTTCACAAAACAACTGCAGCCCTAGTTCATCAACTGCTTTCAG aacATTTGACTTTTCACGACAACGTCTAGATGATGAAATGCACGGTGGTGTCAACGTCGTATCAGCGAGCACTCAATTTCATCACACAATGTCggagaggagaagaagagagaaactCAACGAAAACTTTCAAACACTTCTATCGTTGCTTCCACTTGGTACAAAG aAGGATAAGGCTTCGGTACTTTCAACTAGCGTAGATCATTTAACATCATTGAAATCTCAAATATCGGAGCTTACGAGGATAAACCATAATTTGGAGGCGGAAGTACTACTACAACAATCGCATAATTTAAGACAACAAATAGGGCACAAAGAACTAATTATTAAGAATTGTGAAGTAGATATTCGTGTGTCAGACATAGTTGAATCGTCGACATCATCATCGTCGTCAAGATTTGAATCGAGAACGATTGATTTGGAGGTGACAACAAGGAGAGAATGTTGTCTCGTAGATTTGGTGATTCGCATATTAGAGTTGTTGGAACAAACTCCAAACATGAGATTGATGTCTCTCTATACAAAAACATTAACAATTGGATTAAATCCCATTAGTTCCGTAATGGTCAGATTAAACTTAACTAATAAG caTGGAGAATGGGACAAAGGCTCTTTCCAAGAAGCAGTTAGAAGAGCAGTTGTTGAGATCTAA